The following proteins are co-located in the Procambarus clarkii isolate CNS0578487 chromosome 16, FALCON_Pclarkii_2.0, whole genome shotgun sequence genome:
- the LOC138365251 gene encoding clumping factor A-like produces the protein MKRDRRFIASHTVDSHTEDSHTEDSHTEDSHTEDSHTVDSHTEDSHTVDSHTEDSHTVDSHTVDSHTVDSHTVDSHTVDSHTVDSHTVDSHTVDSHTEDSHTEDSHTEDSHTEDSHTEDSHTEDSHTVDSHTEDSHTVDSHTEDSHTEDSHTEDSHTEDSHTEDIHTVDSHTEDSHTEDSHTEDSHTVDSHTEDSHTVDSHTVDSHTEDSHTEDSHTEDSHTVDSHTVDSHTVDSHTEDSHTEDSHTVDSHTEDSHTEDSHTEDSHTEDSHTVDSHTEDSHTEDSHTVDSHTEDSHTEDSHTEDSHTVDSHTVDSHTEDSHTEDSHTEDSHTEDSHTEDSHTEDSHTVDSHTEDSHTEDSHTEDSHTVDSHTEDCHTEDSHTEDSHTDQHDQLNGQRSRLLILGSGFDPR, from the coding sequence CCACACCGTAGACAGTCACACCGAGGACAGTCACACCGAGGACAGTCACACCGAGGACAGCCACACCGAGGACAGTCACACCGTGGACAGTCACACCGAGGACAGCCACACCGTCGACAGTCACACCGAGGACAGCCACACCGTTGACAGCCACACCGTCGACAGTCACACCGTCGACAGTCACACCGTCGACAGCCACACCGTGGACAGCCACACCGTCGACAGCCACACCGTCGACAGCCACACCGTGGACAGTCACACCGAGGACAGCCACACCGAGGACAGCCACACCGAGGACAGCCACACCGAGGACAGCCACACCGAGGACAGTCACACCGAGGACAGTCACACCGTGGACAGTCACACCGAGGACAGTCACACCGTGGACAGTCACACCGAGGACAGTCACACCGAGGACAGTCACACCGAGGACAGTCACACCGAGGACAGTCACACCGAGGACATTCACACCGTGGACAGTCACACCGAGGACAGTCACACCGAGGACAGTCACACCGAGGACAGTCACACCGTGGACAGTCACACCGAGGACAGTCACACCGTGGACAGTCACACCGTGGACAGTCACACCGAGGACAGTCACACCGAGGACAGTCACACCGAGGACAGTCACACCGTGGACAGTCACACCGTGGACAGTCACACCGTGGACAGTCACACCGAGGACAGTCACACCGAGGACAGTCACACCGTGGACAGTCACACCGAGGACAGTCACACCGAGGACAGTCACACCGAGGACAGTCACACCGAGGACAGTCACACCGTGGACAGTCACACCGAGGACAGTCACACCGAGGACAGTCACACCGTGGACAGTCACACCGAGGACAGTCACACCGAGGACAGTCACACCGAGGACAGTCACACCGTGGACAGTCACACCGTGGACAGTCACACCGAGGACAGTCACACCGAGGACAGTCACACCGAGGACAGTCACACCGAGGACAGTCACACCGAGGACAGTCACACCGAGGACAGTCACACCGTGGACAGTCACACCGAGGACAGTCACACCGAGGACAGTCACACCGAGGACAGTCACACCGTGGACAGTCACACCGAGGACTGTCACACCGAGGACAGTCACACCGAGGACAGTCACACAGACCAACATgaccagctgaatggacagcgctctagactcttaatcctagggtccgggttcgatccccggtga